A genome region from Microbacterium profundi includes the following:
- a CDS encoding DUF3073 family protein, translating to MGRGRQKAKHTKIARELKAYSPSLNTSALERELAHPTDEDAYVDKWADDYADEDEDELEKA from the coding sequence ATGGGCCGTGGCCGTCAAAAGGCGAAACACACCAAGATCGCCCGCGAACTCAAGGCGTACAGTCCGTCTTTGAACACTTCAGCGCTTGAGCGCGAGCTTGCTCATCCGACGGATGAAGACGCTTACGTCGACAAGTGGGCTGATGATTACGCCGACGAAGACGAAGACGAACTAGAGAAGGCCTGA
- a CDS encoding FAD-dependent oxidoreductase: MKPLWKIEPTASLGSPFEPGARHDVVVVGAGLTGLSTAVMLARKGLDVAVIDAGEVGELTTGANTGKLTLLQGQTLAGIRRHHPIGLVRAYVDANRAGMQWLTEFADDAGVGYTRCTDHTYAQAPGGLDAVRAQHFAAREAGLATRILPPAELPEAPFPIVGAVALEDQVMIDPMLVAQALARELLASGGALHTGIRATGAHALPEPRVETPVGPLFARHILLATGTPIIDRGLYFAKTRGLRSYCVAFRVPGDVLEGTFISVDGPNRSLRPISNADGPAAAAQLIVGGNGHPVGRSDGETAAIEDLVAWTREYFPDAEEIRRWSAQDYESHNLIPFVGAMPRGLGRIRFATGYAKWGLSNAPAAALRLTAEILGTDRHDRPRWMTAIGTRLTMPADIARGTAEGGRVAAAAASGWSRAESRSVPVPRPAEGSGVVANRAGLPVAVSTVGSVTRAVSAVCTHLGGVLDWNDAECTWDCPLHASRFAPDGTRIEGPALKDLKLLPREGS; the protein is encoded by the coding sequence ATGAAGCCGCTGTGGAAGATCGAACCCACCGCCTCGCTCGGATCGCCGTTCGAGCCCGGTGCGCGACATGACGTGGTCGTCGTCGGCGCAGGGCTCACCGGACTGTCGACCGCCGTCATGCTCGCCCGCAAGGGTCTCGACGTCGCCGTGATCGATGCGGGCGAAGTCGGCGAACTCACGACGGGCGCGAACACCGGAAAACTCACCCTGCTCCAGGGGCAGACGCTCGCGGGCATCCGCCGCCACCATCCGATCGGGCTCGTGAGGGCATACGTGGATGCCAACCGCGCCGGCATGCAGTGGCTGACCGAGTTCGCCGACGACGCCGGGGTCGGGTACACCCGGTGCACGGATCACACGTACGCGCAGGCCCCCGGCGGCCTCGACGCCGTCAGGGCCCAGCACTTCGCTGCGCGGGAAGCGGGATTGGCGACGCGGATCCTCCCGCCCGCCGAGCTGCCGGAGGCCCCGTTTCCGATCGTCGGCGCCGTCGCACTCGAAGATCAGGTGATGATCGACCCGATGCTCGTGGCTCAGGCTCTCGCCCGGGAACTGCTGGCCTCAGGTGGGGCACTGCACACCGGCATCCGCGCCACCGGCGCCCACGCCCTCCCAGAGCCACGGGTCGAGACCCCCGTCGGGCCGCTGTTCGCGCGCCACATCCTCCTCGCGACGGGCACGCCGATCATCGACCGCGGCCTCTACTTCGCGAAGACCCGCGGCCTCAGGTCGTACTGCGTCGCATTCCGCGTGCCAGGGGACGTGCTCGAGGGAACATTCATCTCCGTGGACGGCCCGAATCGGTCGCTCCGTCCGATCTCGAACGCCGACGGCCCTGCGGCCGCGGCACAGCTCATCGTCGGCGGGAACGGGCATCCGGTCGGACGCTCGGATGGTGAGACAGCGGCGATCGAGGATCTTGTGGCATGGACCCGCGAGTACTTCCCCGATGCCGAGGAGATCCGCCGGTGGTCGGCACAGGATTACGAGTCGCACAACCTCATCCCGTTCGTCGGCGCGATGCCGCGGGGTCTCGGCCGCATCCGGTTCGCCACGGGCTACGCCAAGTGGGGACTGTCGAATGCGCCGGCCGCCGCACTGCGTCTCACCGCGGAGATCCTCGGCACCGACCGGCACGACCGACCGCGTTGGATGACCGCGATCGGCACGCGGCTGACCATGCCCGCCGACATCGCGCGCGGAACGGCCGAGGGCGGCCGGGTCGCAGCTGCGGCCGCATCGGGATGGTCTCGCGCAGAATCGCGCTCTGTGCCGGTTCCTCGGCCGGCAGAGGGCAGTGGTGTCGTGGCCAACCGCGCGGGACTTCCGGTGGCGGTGTCGACGGTGGGGAGTGTCACGCGCGCCGTCTCGGCGGTGTGCACGCATCTCGGCGGCGTGCTCGACTGGAACGACGCCGAGTGCACGTGGGACTGCCCGCTGCACGCCTCGCGCTTCGCACCGGACGGCACCCGTATCGAGGGTCCAGCGCTGAAGGATCTGAAACTGCTGCCTCGTGAGGGCAGCTGA
- a CDS encoding PadR family transcriptional regulator produces the protein MTPAVFSHGDLRLYLLSLLAEAPQHGYGIIQALTDRTGGTYTPSAGTIYPRLAKLEEEGLVSKTVDGRTTIYSITDAGRAELTGREGDLAGIESDLADSVRLIANEVRQSVQDAMKSLRADLAAAANDERTAAKGRPRPTSSSLPDDRVTSREELHRADASINAFRARVRTDLRTHVARGGVLSASTVTDLDAALDAAARAVTQALNSPSAE, from the coding sequence ATGACCCCGGCCGTCTTCTCTCACGGTGACCTGCGCCTGTACCTGCTGTCGCTGCTCGCCGAGGCGCCGCAGCACGGCTACGGCATCATCCAGGCGCTCACCGATCGCACAGGCGGCACCTACACGCCCAGCGCCGGCACCATCTACCCGCGGCTCGCGAAACTCGAGGAGGAGGGGCTGGTCTCCAAGACTGTCGACGGTCGCACGACGATCTACTCGATCACGGATGCCGGTCGCGCAGAACTCACCGGCCGCGAGGGCGACCTCGCAGGCATCGAGTCCGATCTCGCCGACTCGGTGCGCCTGATCGCCAACGAGGTGCGTCAGAGCGTGCAGGACGCCATGAAGAGCCTGCGCGCCGACCTCGCCGCTGCGGCCAACGACGAGCGGACTGCGGCGAAGGGCCGCCCTCGGCCGACATCGTCTTCACTGCCGGATGATCGTGTGACGAGCCGTGAGGAGCTGCATCGCGCAGACGCGTCGATCAACGCGTTCCGCGCGCGAGTGCGCACCGATCTGCGCACGCATGTCGCTCGAGGCGGCGTGCTCTCGGCATCCACCGTCACCGACCTGGATGCCGCGCTGGATGCCGCGGCCCGCGCCGTCACGCAGGCTCTGAACTCCCCGTCAGCTGAGTGA
- a CDS encoding universal stress protein encodes MTDAASSPSDETAQNAALQKAVIVGMQPGQAVHVLQEAARYASLLSAPLVVAHVDVTRFVTYEDPDGYVHSAPIDLNIEAGAAEFEEVQAAAAAELDGKGLTWAARQLVGDPALAIKQLANKIDAQLIVVGTRKRGLGESIREFFTGSVAARLAHRQHRSVLVVPLEESVPDDQQEIWTE; translated from the coding sequence ATGACAGATGCAGCCTCCTCCCCGTCCGACGAAACGGCCCAGAACGCCGCGCTGCAGAAGGCCGTGATCGTCGGCATGCAGCCGGGGCAGGCCGTGCACGTGCTGCAGGAGGCCGCGCGTTACGCGAGCCTCCTCAGCGCACCGCTCGTCGTCGCCCACGTGGACGTCACTCGGTTCGTCACATACGAGGATCCGGACGGTTACGTGCATTCCGCGCCGATCGACCTGAACATCGAGGCCGGCGCCGCCGAATTCGAAGAGGTCCAGGCCGCTGCGGCCGCTGAACTCGACGGCAAGGGCCTCACCTGGGCCGCGCGGCAGCTCGTCGGCGACCCGGCCCTTGCGATCAAGCAGCTCGCGAACAAGATCGACGCGCAGCTCATCGTGGTCGGCACGCGCAAGCGCGGTCTCGGCGAGTCGATCCGCGAGTTCTTCACCGGATCCGTCGCCGCGCGTCTCGCCCACCGTCAGCATCGTTCAGTGCTGGTGGTGCCGCTCGAGGAGTCGGTCCCCGACGATCAGCAGGAGATCTGGACCGAGTAG
- the purF gene encoding amidophosphoribosyltransferase, whose translation MCGIVGVVAGGPVNQDIYDALLLLQHRGQDATGISTAEPNGVMHTIKAEGMVREAFRTRDMRSLLGNVGLGHVRYATKGTASSEEEAQPFYVNAPYGIVLIHNGNLTNTRELTADMAKRDRRHLNSSSDTELLLNVLAGELQATTSDVDLEPERIFEAVSRTHERIEGAYAVIAVIAGYGLLAFRDPYGIRPLILGRRDGAEHDEWVVTSESLVLENGDYEVVREVAPGEAVFITDQGELFSRQCAENPTLTPCAFEYVYLARPDSTMNGIAVYESRLRMGERLADTIAKHVPREKIDVVMPIPDSARPSAMEVARKLGIEYREGFYKNRYVGRTFIMPGQAVRKKSVRQKLNAMSTEFQGKNVLLIDDSIVRGTTSKQIIQMARDAGALSVTFASAAPPVRYPHVYGINMPSKHELIAHDRTIPEIAAELGADHLVYQEVEDLKAAIIEGSDVTDLDMSCFDGRYVTGTVTDEYLSWVESSQSS comes from the coding sequence ATGTGCGGAATCGTCGGAGTGGTCGCTGGCGGCCCGGTCAACCAGGACATCTACGATGCGCTCCTCCTGCTGCAGCACCGCGGGCAGGATGCCACCGGCATCTCCACTGCAGAGCCCAACGGCGTCATGCACACGATCAAGGCAGAGGGCATGGTGCGCGAAGCCTTCCGCACCCGCGACATGCGCTCCCTCCTCGGCAACGTGGGCCTCGGTCACGTGCGCTACGCGACCAAGGGCACCGCATCCAGCGAGGAGGAGGCGCAGCCGTTCTACGTGAACGCGCCGTACGGCATCGTCCTCATCCACAACGGCAATCTCACCAACACGCGTGAGCTCACCGCCGACATGGCCAAGCGCGACCGTCGGCACCTGAACTCCTCCAGCGACACCGAGCTGCTGCTGAACGTGCTCGCCGGTGAGCTGCAGGCGACGACGAGCGACGTCGACCTCGAGCCAGAGCGCATCTTCGAAGCCGTCAGCCGCACCCACGAGCGCATCGAGGGCGCGTACGCGGTGATCGCCGTGATCGCGGGCTACGGTCTGCTGGCGTTCCGTGATCCATACGGCATCCGTCCGCTGATCCTCGGGCGCCGTGACGGCGCCGAGCACGACGAGTGGGTCGTCACCAGCGAGTCGCTGGTGCTCGAGAACGGCGACTACGAGGTCGTCCGCGAGGTCGCTCCCGGTGAGGCCGTCTTCATCACCGACCAGGGCGAGCTCTTCAGCAGGCAGTGCGCCGAGAACCCGACGCTCACGCCCTGCGCTTTCGAGTACGTGTACCTCGCCCGCCCCGACTCGACGATGAACGGCATCGCCGTGTACGAGTCGCGTCTGCGGATGGGGGAGCGTCTCGCCGACACGATCGCCAAGCACGTGCCGCGCGAGAAGATCGACGTCGTCATGCCCATCCCCGACTCCGCGCGACCGTCGGCGATGGAGGTCGCCCGCAAGCTCGGCATCGAGTACCGCGAGGGCTTCTACAAGAACCGCTACGTCGGACGCACCTTCATCATGCCGGGCCAGGCGGTGCGCAAGAAGAGCGTGCGCCAGAAGCTCAACGCGATGTCGACCGAGTTCCAGGGCAAGAACGTGCTGCTGATCGACGATTCGATCGTGCGCGGCACGACGAGCAAGCAGATCATCCAGATGGCGCGGGATGCCGGCGCCCTCTCCGTGACGTTCGCCTCGGCCGCACCGCCGGTGCGGTACCCGCACGTCTACGGCATCAACATGCCCTCCAAGCACGAGCTGATCGCCCACGACCGCACGATCCCCGAGATCGCCGCCGAGCTCGGTGCCGACCACCTGGTGTACCAGGAGGTCGAGGACCTGAAGGCCGCGATCATCGAGGGCTCTGACGTCACCGACCTCGACATGAGCTGCTTCGACGGCCGCTACGTCACGGGCACCGTCACCGACGAGTACCTGTCCTGGGTCGAGAGCTCACAGTCGTCGTGA
- a CDS encoding MFS transporter, whose product MTASRPLWHGRALAVLGIVLCAFSLRSAVASLSPLFDHVAADFPVSSAVVGLIGTAPPVCFAIFGLLTPLFERRLGLERVTVIALIAIAAGLVLRGFSVDAITLLLSTALIFAGVGMGNILLPPLVKKYFPDRLGMMMTLYTTAMALSTFVPPLVAVPVADAAGWRFSLAMWGVFALAGSIPWMLMLLRGRTEGVPVAATREDRPMRETSTSDAEAPEPATLVTGPIAVAPANSRVFARLARLPLAWAIAVVFGTSSTMAYVSFAWLPTILIDRTGVTASAAGLLLSLFAFMGLPASLVVPVLVVRFQATRPLFLVAVVCGILGLAGLIMLPSIALVGLWVALFGVVGVLFPLALVLISVRARTPETAVALSSFVQSAGYIGAAAFPLLLGIVHDQTGDWLVPLLIIGAVLVVAIPFGLIAGRRQTIEDAWERRHGRW is encoded by the coding sequence GTGACCGCGTCGCGCCCGCTCTGGCACGGTCGGGCGCTCGCAGTGCTCGGTATTGTGCTGTGCGCCTTCTCGCTGCGCTCGGCCGTGGCGTCACTGTCACCGCTGTTCGATCACGTGGCGGCGGACTTTCCGGTCTCGTCGGCCGTGGTCGGGCTCATCGGTACAGCGCCGCCGGTGTGCTTCGCGATCTTCGGGTTGCTGACACCGCTGTTCGAGCGCCGGCTGGGGCTCGAACGGGTGACGGTGATCGCTCTGATCGCGATCGCCGCCGGCCTCGTGCTGCGCGGATTCTCGGTCGACGCGATCACGCTGCTGCTCTCGACCGCGCTGATCTTCGCCGGAGTCGGGATGGGGAACATCCTCCTGCCGCCGCTGGTGAAGAAGTATTTCCCCGACCGGCTCGGCATGATGATGACGCTGTACACGACGGCGATGGCGCTGTCGACGTTCGTCCCGCCGTTGGTCGCCGTGCCGGTGGCGGATGCCGCAGGATGGCGTTTCTCGCTGGCGATGTGGGGCGTGTTCGCGCTCGCCGGCAGCATCCCGTGGATGCTCATGCTGCTGCGCGGGCGCACCGAGGGCGTGCCGGTTGCGGCCACTCGCGAAGATCGTCCGATGCGCGAGACGTCGACATCGGATGCCGAGGCACCTGAGCCTGCGACCCTCGTCACCGGCCCGATCGCCGTCGCTCCGGCGAACTCGCGAGTGTTCGCACGGCTCGCCCGTCTGCCTCTGGCCTGGGCGATCGCGGTCGTCTTCGGCACCTCGTCGACGATGGCCTACGTCTCCTTCGCGTGGCTGCCGACCATTCTCATCGACCGGACGGGGGTGACGGCATCCGCCGCCGGGCTGCTGCTCTCACTGTTCGCGTTCATGGGCCTGCCCGCGTCGCTCGTCGTGCCGGTGCTGGTCGTCCGATTCCAGGCGACCAGGCCCCTTTTCCTCGTCGCCGTCGTCTGCGGGATCCTGGGCCTTGCCGGGCTCATCATGCTGCCGTCGATCGCCCTCGTGGGGCTGTGGGTGGCGCTGTTCGGCGTCGTCGGGGTGCTCTTCCCGCTGGCGCTGGTGCTGATCAGCGTACGCGCGCGCACACCCGAGACGGCGGTCGCCCTGAGCAGCTTCGTGCAGAGCGCCGGTTACATCGGTGCGGCTGCGTTCCCGCTCCTGCTCGGCATCGTGCACGATCAGACGGGCGACTGGCTGGTGCCATTGCTGATCATCGGCGCCGTACTCGTCGTCGCCATCCCGTTCGGGTTGATCGCCGGTCGGCGGCAGACGATCGAGGACGCCTGGGAGCGTCGGCACGGGCGCTGGTGA
- a CDS encoding fluoride efflux transporter FluC, whose translation MTPLIFLFASVAGGVGAVLRYAADVGVSRFAGRRFPWGIVIVNITGSFVLGVVTAALPDAAFVIGAGLLGGYTTFSTAMLDTIALWKDGERPASVLHLIGTFAASVIAALVGLAIGAAL comes from the coding sequence ATGACTCCGCTCATCTTCCTGTTCGCGTCCGTGGCCGGCGGTGTCGGCGCGGTGCTGCGGTACGCCGCTGACGTCGGGGTCAGCCGCTTCGCCGGTCGCCGCTTCCCCTGGGGCATCGTCATCGTGAACATCACCGGGTCGTTCGTGCTCGGCGTCGTCACCGCGGCGCTGCCGGATGCCGCGTTCGTGATAGGCGCGGGACTGCTCGGCGGCTACACCACCTTCAGCACGGCGATGCTCGACACGATCGCCCTATGGAAGGACGGCGAGCGACCCGCGTCCGTGCTGCACCTCATCGGCACGTTCGCGGCATCCGTGATCGCGGCACTCGTGGGCCTCGCCATCGGCGCGGCGCTCTGA
- a CDS encoding MerR family transcriptional regulator, with the protein MDTQDWSIQEIARHAGTTSRTLRHYDDIGLLTPSRIAHNGYRHYDQSALVRLQRILLLRALGLGLPQIAEALEASTDPSTGSGTGAAAEASALETHLAYLREEQKRLARQIASVETTISTLKEGGPLMAENMFDGFDHTQYKDEVEDRWGKKAYADSDRWWRGLSKSERAEWQQLVSDLGRDWIAAAESGADPASDEAQLLAQRHVEWLTSVPGTPASASGSDVKGYVTGLGEMYVADPRFGANYATADGGTRGAEFVRDALRIYAEANL; encoded by the coding sequence GTGGACACGCAGGACTGGTCGATCCAAGAGATCGCACGCCACGCCGGAACGACGAGCAGAACGCTTCGTCACTATGACGACATCGGTCTGCTGACGCCGTCGCGCATCGCGCACAACGGCTACCGGCACTACGACCAGAGCGCGCTCGTCCGGCTGCAGCGGATTCTGCTGCTGCGCGCCCTCGGACTCGGGCTGCCCCAGATCGCCGAGGCCCTCGAAGCCTCGACGGACCCTTCGACAGGCTCAGGGACCGGGGCGGCGGCGGAGGCATCCGCTCTCGAGACGCACCTCGCGTATCTGCGCGAGGAGCAGAAGAGGCTGGCGCGGCAGATCGCGTCGGTCGAGACCACGATCAGCACATTGAAAGAAGGAGGACCCCTCATGGCCGAGAACATGTTCGACGGCTTCGATCACACCCAGTACAAGGACGAGGTCGAGGACCGTTGGGGAAAGAAGGCGTACGCCGACAGCGACCGCTGGTGGCGAGGACTCTCGAAGTCCGAGCGTGCCGAATGGCAGCAGCTCGTGTCCGATCTCGGACGCGACTGGATCGCCGCCGCGGAGAGCGGGGCCGACCCGGCATCCGACGAAGCACAGCTACTCGCCCAGCGCCACGTCGAATGGCTGACGAGCGTGCCGGGGACTCCGGCATCCGCATCGGGCAGCGACGTCAAGGGCTACGTGACCGGACTCGGTGAGATGTACGTCGCCGATCCGCGGTTCGGAGCCAACTACGCCACCGCCGACGGCGGCACGCGAGGGGCGGAGTTCGTCCGCGACGCGCTGCGCATCTACGCCGAGGCGAATCTGTAG
- a CDS encoding DUF4097 family beta strand repeat-containing protein, producing the protein MTEKWLIAPGEERVIDIAQATRLKVGLVGGQVDVIAHDEPGIRIEVHGVTTKDLRIESNGDEIEIDHPQLGWDNFLEVFRNFGSGGPRAEVSVAVPRSIALNLGVVSAGALISGLTNDARLNTVSGDLIVDTHTGDLTVNSVSGDVQVRGLTGSANANSVSGDVAITGSVRKATVDTVSGAILVDAAGAVNTINLNTVAGNSTIRLEETLPANYVARSMSGRMLIDGVDRGNSGPTNYTGSTGELAGSFVDVRTNSVSGDITVLRQPIITAADDEEWDS; encoded by the coding sequence ATGACCGAGAAGTGGCTCATCGCCCCCGGCGAGGAACGCGTCATCGACATCGCTCAGGCGACCCGGCTCAAGGTCGGCCTCGTCGGCGGACAGGTGGACGTCATCGCCCACGACGAACCAGGCATCCGCATCGAGGTGCACGGTGTCACAACCAAAGATCTCCGCATCGAATCCAACGGCGACGAGATCGAGATCGACCACCCGCAGCTGGGCTGGGACAACTTCCTCGAGGTGTTCCGCAACTTCGGCTCGGGCGGTCCCCGCGCAGAGGTCAGCGTCGCCGTCCCCCGCAGCATCGCACTGAACCTCGGTGTCGTCAGCGCGGGCGCGCTCATCTCGGGCCTCACCAACGACGCGCGGCTGAACACCGTCTCCGGCGACCTCATCGTCGACACCCACACGGGCGACCTGACCGTGAACTCGGTCTCCGGCGACGTGCAGGTGCGTGGGCTGACCGGCTCCGCGAACGCGAACAGCGTCTCGGGCGACGTCGCGATCACCGGTTCGGTGCGCAAGGCGACGGTCGACACCGTCTCCGGCGCGATCCTGGTGGATGCTGCGGGTGCTGTGAACACCATCAACCTGAACACCGTCGCCGGCAACAGTACGATCCGCCTCGAGGAGACGCTGCCGGCCAACTACGTGGCTCGTTCCATGAGCGGACGGATGCTGATCGACGGCGTCGACCGCGGAAACTCCGGCCCGACCAACTACACCGGCTCGACCGGCGAGCTCGCCGGCTCATTCGTCGACGTGCGCACCAACTCGGTCTCGGGCGACATCACCGTGCTCCGTCAGCCCATCATCACTGCGGCCGACGACGAGGAGTGGGACTCATGA
- a CDS encoding fluoride efflux transporter FluC — MTLRRLLLVVLGGTIGTAVRLGMALSIPDAGGLPVATLAVNLIGALLIGILAVRLPGDSDMRTFLGAGILGGFTTYSAFAVGTVQLWAQSPLLAGLYAILTLTLGVAVAVLGMRIAKSRDAR; from the coding sequence GTGACTCTCCGTCGGCTGCTTCTCGTCGTGCTCGGCGGAACGATCGGCACCGCGGTGCGGCTCGGGATGGCGCTGTCGATCCCGGATGCCGGGGGCTTGCCTGTCGCGACCCTCGCGGTGAACCTCATCGGTGCGCTGTTGATCGGCATCCTCGCCGTTCGTCTTCCCGGCGACTCGGACATGCGTACGTTCCTCGGCGCCGGCATCCTCGGCGGCTTCACCACTTACAGCGCCTTCGCGGTCGGCACGGTGCAGCTGTGGGCTCAGTCGCCGTTGCTCGCAGGGCTGTACGCGATCCTCACCCTGACGCTCGGCGTCGCAGTCGCTGTTCTCGGGATGCGTATCGCCAAGTCGAGGGACGCCCGATGA
- a CDS encoding nitroreductase family protein produces MELLDAIRRRKTTNGPFLPDPVSEEHQRILLEAAGRAPSQLNSQPWRFVVIESRETIDEIARISGESMTEAMSNGTFFERYKPYFRFSKAEMEQKRSGMLFDKLPAPLRPFTGQVFTKRGQTLMNTFGVPKTLGAENRKLVAGSPLLLGVMLDRSEYRPGQLSSFYSVFSMGAAMENVWLTTVELGMGIQFISFPMEVPGRWDEIVRLLHVPDDLELMAVYRLGYLPPEQRRPAIDWSSSERKHPSQYVYRENCETPQEGWDGVRLRHES; encoded by the coding sequence ATGGAACTGCTCGACGCCATCCGCCGCCGCAAGACCACGAACGGGCCGTTCCTGCCCGATCCCGTCTCAGAGGAGCATCAGCGGATCCTGTTGGAGGCCGCGGGGCGTGCGCCGTCGCAGTTGAACAGCCAGCCCTGGCGGTTCGTCGTGATCGAGAGCCGCGAGACGATCGATGAGATCGCGCGCATCTCGGGGGAGAGCATGACCGAGGCGATGTCGAACGGCACGTTCTTCGAGCGGTACAAGCCGTACTTCCGCTTCAGCAAGGCCGAGATGGAGCAGAAGCGCAGCGGGATGCTGTTCGACAAGCTGCCGGCGCCGCTGCGCCCCTTCACCGGTCAGGTCTTCACGAAGCGGGGGCAGACCCTCATGAACACCTTCGGCGTGCCCAAGACACTGGGCGCGGAGAACCGGAAGCTCGTCGCGGGTTCCCCGCTGCTGCTGGGCGTGATGCTGGACCGCAGCGAGTACCGCCCTGGACAGCTGTCGTCGTTCTACTCGGTGTTCAGCATGGGCGCGGCGATGGAGAACGTCTGGCTCACCACGGTCGAACTCGGCATGGGTATCCAGTTCATCTCGTTCCCGATGGAGGTGCCGGGTCGGTGGGACGAGATCGTCCGCCTCCTGCACGTGCCGGATGACCTGGAGCTGATGGCCGTGTACCGCCTGGGCTACCTGCCGCCCGAGCAGCGTCGCCCGGCCATCGACTGGTCGAGCAGCGAGCGCAAGCACCCCTCGCAGTACGTCTATCGCGAGAACTGCGAGACGCCGCAGGAGGGGTGGGACGGCGTACGGCTCCGGCACGAGAGCTGA
- a CDS encoding TetR/AcrR family transcriptional regulator, giving the protein MAEAVRRRRDPETRRLAIITAAAELITEVGVDAITHRMVAARADVPLGATTQYFATLDDLRDAALQLLATHVAERMTEIRAVITERGATPALLAELIHTALADATAVQADRAVVTAAVHDPRLRELAQQWSDELVGIFAPVHGIDRAQAAAVFIDGVLWHAQIHENPLDQRFIEAALISIFGTADAAASPSPQSTA; this is encoded by the coding sequence ATGGCTGAAGCAGTCCGCCGCCGGCGCGACCCCGAGACGCGACGACTCGCCATCATCACCGCTGCGGCCGAGCTCATCACCGAGGTCGGCGTCGACGCGATCACCCACCGCATGGTCGCCGCCCGCGCCGATGTTCCGCTCGGTGCGACGACCCAGTACTTCGCGACTCTCGACGACCTCCGAGACGCCGCGCTCCAGCTGCTCGCCACTCACGTGGCCGAGCGGATGACGGAGATCCGTGCGGTCATCACCGAGCGCGGCGCGACCCCCGCCCTGCTGGCTGAACTGATCCACACCGCCCTCGCCGACGCGACGGCAGTCCAGGCCGATCGCGCCGTCGTCACTGCGGCCGTGCACGACCCGAGGCTGCGAGAGCTCGCACAGCAGTGGTCGGACGAACTCGTCGGGATCTTCGCCCCCGTTCACGGAATCGACCGCGCGCAGGCCGCAGCCGTTTTCATCGACGGCGTACTCTGGCACGCACAGATCCACGAGAACCCGCTCGATCAGCGCTTCATCGAGGCGGCGCTCATCAGCATCTTCGGGACCGCCGACGCCGCAGCATCCCCTTCACCGCAGTCCACCGCATAG